A stretch of Gammaproteobacteria bacterium DNA encodes these proteins:
- the mobC gene encoding plasmid mobilization relaxosome protein MobC — MRAARDPAGTQAAPRRVEGVRRHGAHRGGPCERPILIRLRTEDRLLLDARSEARGMRPATYVAVLTRSHLRRLAPLPKDELLALRRSIGELAAIGRNLNQIARAANDGGRLPGSAREEFRAMLKVCEALRDNTKGLLKANVTSWESGHGEDI; from the coding sequence ATGCGGGCTGCTCGTGATCCGGCCGGGACACAGGCTGCCCCACGTCGGGTTGAGGGAGTCCGGCGTCACGGCGCACACCGTGGCGGTCCCTGTGAGCGCCCCATCCTGATCCGGCTACGGACCGAGGATCGCCTGCTGCTGGACGCGCGATCAGAGGCTCGTGGGATGCGCCCGGCGACCTATGTCGCGGTCCTGACCCGAAGCCACCTCCGCCGGTTGGCGCCGCTGCCGAAGGACGAATTGCTGGCGCTCCGGCGCAGCATCGGCGAGCTGGCAGCGATCGGCCGCAACCTCAACCAGATCGCCAGGGCAGCCAATGACGGAGGGCGCCTTCCCGGCTCGGCGCGCGAGGAGTTCCGGGCGATGCTCAAGGTCTGTGAGGCGCTGCGGGACAACACGAAGGGGCTGCTGAAGGCGAACGTCACGAGCTGGGAGAGCGGGCATGGCGAAGACATTTAG
- the radC gene encoding DNA repair protein RadC yields the protein MTTRQRIVRSLNTRSASGAIGVAEAKFSTGWSSATGTLISDDTLVETALKLVSTKLVRGDRLESPRATRQYLSLRFASLEHEVFCCLWLDNRHRVIACDELFRGTIDGASVHPREVVKQALAQNAAAVILAHNHPSGVAEPSQADELITHRLKDALAIVDIRVLDHLIVAGAQVVSLAERGVL from the coding sequence ATGACCACACGGCAGCGCATCGTTCGTTCCCTCAACACCCGTTCGGCCTCTGGCGCCATTGGCGTCGCCGAGGCGAAGTTCAGCACGGGCTGGTCCTCGGCGACCGGCACCCTCATCAGTGACGACACCCTCGTCGAAACGGCCCTGAAGCTCGTCTCCACGAAGCTGGTGCGGGGCGACCGGCTGGAGAGTCCGAGGGCCACGCGGCAGTACCTGAGCCTGCGGTTCGCCAGCCTGGAGCACGAGGTCTTCTGCTGCCTGTGGCTCGACAACCGTCATCGGGTGATTGCCTGTGACGAGCTGTTCCGCGGGACCATCGACGGTGCCAGCGTCCATCCCCGGGAGGTGGTCAAGCAGGCCCTGGCGCAGAACGCCGCAGCGGTCATCCTGGCGCACAACCACCCGTCCGGCGTGGCCGAGCCCAGCCAGGCGGATGAGCTGATCACGCATCGTCTGAAGGATGCCCTGGCCATCGTGGACATCCGGGTTCTGGACCACCTGATCGTGGCCGGCGCGCAGGTGGTGTCGCTGGCCGAGCGCGGGGTGCTGTAG
- a CDS encoding DUF945 domain-containing protein, translating to MNAVSNSLTFSTVSSVFTGSLSLDALRARVPAVFAPAAHQSLSPKYTFIPTERVLSGLMSAGFVPVDARQAISRRGSPVHARHILRLRRRFETVQLRDSIPEIVFLNSHDGSSAYQLRMGLFRVVCTNGMIVSRGAFPAYCVSHRGNVVDEVVAAALNIAERFESLAGQVERMEHRQLFKDEQHDFADRALALRFEDAALAGMQPSALLAVRRVDDAGADLWSVLNRVQENLMRGGLSRRSASGRLTRTRRISSIREDVRINSGLWDLASGLLSA from the coding sequence ATGAATGCCGTTTCCAACTCGCTGACGTTCTCCACCGTGTCCAGTGTCTTCACGGGGTCGCTGTCGCTCGACGCGCTGCGCGCCAGGGTGCCTGCCGTGTTCGCGCCAGCGGCGCACCAGAGCCTGAGTCCGAAGTACACCTTCATCCCCACGGAGCGTGTGCTGTCGGGGTTGATGAGCGCCGGGTTCGTGCCGGTCGATGCGCGCCAGGCGATCTCTCGGCGTGGCAGTCCGGTGCATGCGCGTCACATCCTGCGGCTGCGTCGTCGCTTCGAGACCGTGCAGCTTCGGGACAGCATCCCGGAGATCGTCTTCCTCAACAGTCACGATGGCAGCAGCGCCTACCAGCTGCGCATGGGACTGTTCCGGGTCGTCTGCACCAACGGGATGATCGTCTCTCGCGGTGCCTTCCCGGCCTACTGCGTGTCCCATCGCGGCAACGTCGTGGATGAGGTCGTCGCTGCTGCACTGAACATCGCGGAGCGCTTCGAGTCGCTGGCCGGTCAGGTCGAGCGCATGGAGCATCGCCAGCTGTTCAAGGACGAGCAGCACGACTTCGCGGACCGCGCGTTGGCGCTGCGGTTCGAGGACGCGGCGTTGGCCGGCATGCAGCCTTCGGCGTTGCTGGCGGTGCGGCGCGTCGATGACGCGGGTGCCGATCTGTGGAGCGTGCTGAACCGCGTGCAGGAGAACCTGATGCGTGGCGGCCTCAGCCGGCGGTCAGCGTCGGGCCGTCTGACCCGTACGCGTCGCATCAGTTCGATTCGCGAGGACGTGCGCATCAACAGCGGCCTGTGGGATCTGGCGTCCGGGCTGCTCTCAGCCTGA
- a CDS encoding antirestriction protein has translation MNTSTTTVESVEAWPVPEHARIGTLPRHFGMHMLTVEGRIYDFLSQFCPSYDGGLWQFFELSNGGFYMSPPEDSYELTIHGNGFRGHMSADAAGITVCLFAFSHLSFEYTTDIFSRHYHWLLEYAKDHVEAGAIFAAID, from the coding sequence ATGAACACTTCCACAACGACCGTCGAGAGCGTTGAAGCCTGGCCCGTGCCGGAACACGCCCGCATTGGAACGCTGCCACGTCACTTCGGCATGCATATGCTCACCGTCGAGGGTCGCATCTACGACTTCCTGTCGCAGTTCTGCCCGTCCTATGACGGCGGCCTGTGGCAGTTCTTCGAACTGAGCAACGGCGGGTTCTACATGAGCCCACCCGAAGACAGTTACGAACTCACGATTCACGGCAACGGATTCCGTGGACACATGAGCGCTGACGCGGCGGGCATCACGGTGTGCCTGTTTGCCTTCAGCCATCTGTCCTTCGAGTACACCACTGACATCTTCAGCCGGCACTACCACTGGCTCCTCGAGTACGCGAAGGATCACGTCGAAGCGGGTGCGATCTTCGCTGCCATCGACTGA
- a CDS encoding type IV secretory system conjugative DNA transfer family protein yields the protein MTPTASTARWRPRVRNRWVALACKALLLLVGVVLAAQYLAGFLFLQWVHSDPKTATPLTVARYGYYFSERSDIRRKLWVSSGAGLALVMLPVILALRPRARPLHGSARFSTRGEARQAGLFSPVGIILARVGRRLLRLPGQQGVAVIARSRSGKGAGIVIPNLFEWPDSLICVDPKHENYTITAGHRARSGHAVYLFAPFSETRNTARWNPLGYIPDDPALRINGLQRIADMLYQEAPGVDPFWSASARTLFLGIGLYVFETPGLPRTIGEILRQGMASDDEGFGAHWKRLIEGRGSGKYPLSPECVRALCDVIDLAPVTASSIRKTFTSRLDLWLNPILDWATSANDFDLRELRSKRISIYVGVLPEDLHRLRPVLSLFFQQAIALQTRQLPEHNPALVYQVMFLLDEFTSLGRIPIIAEAIGLMGGYNIRVVLVIQARSQLREVYGQNAAETILRNLAARVVFGADEYSDAREISEELGTITVKTQSVSKPGFDLFSRAHRPPSVNVSEQRRSLMLPQEVQAMRADQAIVFYEGIRPIRCTKIRYFRERRFKRLISPPPRHAAPGMKAPPPPAPVQPLPAESAGEVGSISIDSTPQPQRPPRRRSRRATPQDIERIDEMKLEDFDVDLSGVELPQKPEGERLTTQELDSAVESFLSALQER from the coding sequence ATGACCCCGACCGCAAGCACCGCACGCTGGCGGCCGCGCGTTAGGAACCGCTGGGTCGCGCTGGCATGCAAGGCTCTCCTGTTGTTGGTGGGAGTCGTGCTTGCCGCGCAGTACCTGGCAGGATTCCTGTTCCTGCAGTGGGTGCATAGCGACCCGAAGACGGCGACGCCGCTGACGGTCGCGCGTTACGGCTACTACTTCAGCGAGCGCAGCGACATCCGCCGCAAGCTGTGGGTCAGCTCCGGTGCAGGTCTCGCGCTGGTCATGCTTCCCGTGATCCTCGCGCTGCGGCCCCGCGCGCGGCCGCTGCACGGCAGTGCCCGATTCTCGACGCGCGGGGAAGCGCGACAGGCAGGGCTCTTTTCGCCGGTCGGCATCATCCTGGCGCGAGTGGGCCGGCGGTTGTTGCGGCTGCCCGGACAGCAGGGCGTGGCGGTGATTGCCCGCTCCCGCAGCGGCAAGGGCGCGGGCATCGTGATCCCGAACCTGTTCGAGTGGCCGGACTCGCTGATCTGCGTGGACCCGAAGCACGAGAACTACACGATCACCGCCGGCCATCGCGCCCGAAGCGGCCATGCGGTCTACCTGTTCGCGCCGTTCTCCGAAACCCGCAACACGGCCCGCTGGAATCCACTGGGCTATATCCCCGACGACCCGGCGCTGCGCATCAACGGCCTGCAGCGCATCGCCGACATGCTCTACCAGGAGGCGCCGGGCGTCGATCCGTTCTGGTCCGCCTCGGCGCGCACGCTGTTCCTCGGCATCGGGCTCTACGTGTTCGAGACGCCAGGACTCCCGCGAACGATCGGCGAGATCCTGCGGCAGGGCATGGCCTCGGACGACGAGGGCTTCGGAGCCCACTGGAAGCGGCTGATCGAGGGGCGCGGCAGCGGCAAGTATCCGCTGTCGCCCGAGTGCGTGCGGGCGCTCTGCGATGTGATCGACCTTGCGCCGGTCACGGCCTCCAGCATCCGCAAGACCTTCACCTCGCGGCTGGACCTGTGGTTGAACCCGATCCTGGACTGGGCCACATCGGCGAACGACTTCGATCTGCGCGAGCTTCGCTCCAAGCGCATCAGCATCTACGTCGGGGTCTTGCCGGAGGACCTGCACCGTCTCCGGCCGGTGCTCTCGCTGTTCTTCCAGCAGGCGATTGCGTTGCAGACGCGCCAGCTGCCCGAGCACAACCCGGCGCTCGTCTACCAGGTGATGTTCCTGCTCGATGAGTTCACCTCGCTCGGGCGCATCCCGATCATTGCCGAGGCCATCGGATTGATGGGTGGCTACAACATCCGGGTGGTACTCGTGATCCAGGCACGGTCCCAGTTGCGTGAGGTTTATGGGCAAAATGCCGCGGAAACCATCCTCCGAAATCTGGCTGCACGCGTAGTATTTGGTGCCGACGAGTACAGCGACGCACGCGAGATCTCCGAGGAGCTGGGGACGATCACGGTGAAGACCCAATCCGTTTCCAAACCGGGTTTCGACCTGTTCAGCCGGGCGCACCGTCCGCCGAGCGTCAACGTCAGCGAGCAGCGCCGGTCGCTGATGCTGCCGCAGGAGGTGCAGGCCATGCGCGCGGATCAGGCCATCGTGTTCTACGAGGGCATCCGGCCGATCCGCTGCACGAAGATCCGGTACTTCCGCGAGCGTCGCTTCAAGCGGCTCATCAGTCCGCCACCTCGGCATGCCGCACCCGGGATGAAAGCGCCGCCGCCGCCAGCGCCGGTGCAGCCACTGCCAGCGGAGTCCGCCGGCGAGGTGGGCTCCATCAGCATCGACTCGACGCCTCAGCCGCAGCGTCCGCCGCGCCGCCGAAGTCGTCGCGCCACGCCGCAGGACATCGAGCGGATCGACGAGATGAAACTGGAGGACTTCGACGTCGATCTCAGCGGTGTGGAGCTGCCCCAGAAGCCCGAAGGCGAGCGACTGACCACCCAGGAACTCGATTCCGCCGTTGAATCCTTTCTCTCCGCGCTTCAGGAGCGCTAG
- the virB11 gene encoding P-type DNA transfer ATPase VirB11: MAESSALDLTLRALRPILTDREVTEICINRPGEAYIETRAGWRCVPLAFATFEWCSSLAKLVANSTRQRVDAESPLLSAALPGGERIQIVLPPATTPGTVAITIRRPADEVWTLEELEQRGLFRTTRRAATGPDETEAELLRLLEARDYQAFLRRAVECRRNILVSGPTGSGKTTFTKALIREIPADERLITIEDAKELVFDRHDNHVRLFYSKDDQGLARVSPKQLLESCLRMKPDRILLAELRGEEAFDYLRNVNSGHPGSITSIHAASAELAFEQLVLLVKQSRAGQELAREEIKHLLYLLIDVVVQFGVEHRQRCIQEIWYDPDRKHRTLAAAR, from the coding sequence GTGGCGGAATCCTCGGCGCTCGACCTGACGCTGCGTGCGCTGCGTCCGATCCTCACCGACCGCGAAGTCACCGAGATCTGCATCAACCGTCCCGGCGAGGCGTACATCGAGACGCGCGCCGGCTGGCGCTGCGTGCCGCTCGCGTTCGCGACCTTCGAGTGGTGCAGCTCGCTCGCGAAGCTGGTGGCCAATTCCACGCGGCAGCGCGTCGATGCCGAATCCCCGCTGCTGTCGGCGGCCTTGCCCGGCGGCGAGCGCATCCAGATCGTCCTGCCGCCCGCGACGACCCCCGGCACGGTCGCAATCACGATCCGCCGGCCGGCCGATGAAGTCTGGACGCTCGAGGAGCTGGAGCAGCGCGGACTGTTTCGCACGACGCGGCGGGCTGCGACGGGCCCGGACGAGACTGAAGCAGAGCTGCTGCGACTTCTGGAAGCCCGGGACTACCAGGCGTTCCTGCGACGGGCCGTCGAGTGCCGCCGGAACATCCTCGTGTCCGGTCCCACGGGTTCCGGAAAGACCACGTTCACCAAGGCGTTGATCCGCGAGATTCCCGCCGACGAGCGACTGATCACCATCGAGGATGCCAAGGAGCTGGTGTTCGACCGTCATGACAACCACGTGCGATTGTTCTATTCCAAGGACGATCAGGGTCTCGCGCGCGTGAGTCCGAAGCAGCTGCTGGAGAGCTGCCTGCGCATGAAGCCCGATCGCATCCTGCTCGCCGAGCTGCGCGGTGAGGAGGCGTTCGACTATCTGCGCAACGTGAACTCCGGACACCCGGGCTCCATCACCAGCATCCATGCCGCGAGTGCTGAACTTGCGTTCGAGCAGCTGGTGCTGCTCGTGAAGCAAAGCCGCGCCGGCCAGGAGCTGGCGCGCGAGGAGATCAAGCACCTGCTGTATCTGCTGATCGACGTGGTCGTGCAGTTCGGCGTTGAGCACCGGCAGCGTTGCATTCAGGAAATCTGGTATGACCCCGACCGCAAGCACCGCACGCTGGCGGCCGCGCGTTAG
- the virB10 gene encoding type IV secretion system protein VirB10, translating to MSLLDRFRTPPAEPPPDSVAGEAGVEGERAASAVQRPPSLQSRVSNLLAFGLMAAIGLGLLGWYYGKVMTSRTAARTAAESSAKSKAEGEINLRPLGRVDPPALVQNVLGDAPEEPPPEDIPEAWLRPAEDPPSTRSPGYAPPVQEPRDLRLERQLSGRAFVTSADRTAAAVDAEAVGSVGAEGPAPAGDLDALLRPSVTPAVQAQVLPTRRMLLPKGAFLDCTLETALDSTLPGMTTCILATDAFSADGSVVLLERGTKLVGETRGQVRQGSARVYVLWTEARTSKGVVVPLASPGTDELGRAGLPGRVDRHFMERFGAAILVSVIDGAIQAEVASQRGNGSTVVVDPSGSRDIMTEILRSTINIPPTVVKPQGDRIQVLVARDLDFRSVYELRPASR from the coding sequence ATGAGCCTGCTCGATCGCTTCCGGACGCCGCCCGCCGAACCGCCTCCGGATTCGGTAGCCGGTGAAGCCGGGGTCGAGGGAGAGCGTGCCGCGAGTGCCGTGCAGCGGCCGCCGTCGCTGCAGTCGAGGGTCAGCAATCTGCTGGCCTTCGGGCTCATGGCGGCAATCGGGCTGGGGCTGCTCGGCTGGTACTACGGCAAGGTCATGACCTCACGCACGGCTGCGCGGACCGCAGCGGAATCGTCGGCCAAGAGCAAGGCGGAAGGGGAGATCAACCTGCGCCCGCTCGGGCGGGTGGACCCACCGGCGCTCGTCCAGAACGTGCTGGGTGATGCACCCGAGGAACCCCCGCCGGAGGACATCCCGGAAGCCTGGCTGCGACCAGCGGAAGATCCACCGTCTACCCGGTCGCCCGGCTATGCGCCACCCGTGCAGGAGCCGCGGGACCTGCGGCTCGAAAGGCAGTTGTCGGGACGGGCGTTCGTGACCAGTGCGGATCGGACTGCGGCTGCCGTGGACGCCGAGGCCGTCGGTAGCGTCGGCGCCGAGGGTCCTGCACCCGCGGGGGATCTCGATGCGCTGCTGCGCCCCAGCGTGACGCCGGCCGTCCAGGCCCAGGTCTTGCCGACCCGGCGGATGCTGCTGCCCAAGGGCGCGTTCCTCGACTGCACGCTGGAGACGGCGCTCGACTCGACCTTGCCGGGGATGACGACCTGCATTCTGGCGACCGATGCGTTCAGCGCGGACGGGAGCGTCGTGCTGCTGGAGCGGGGCACCAAGCTCGTCGGCGAGACCCGTGGTCAGGTTCGGCAGGGTTCGGCGCGGGTTTACGTCCTGTGGACCGAGGCGCGCACCTCCAAGGGCGTTGTCGTGCCGTTGGCCTCGCCGGGCACGGACGAGCTGGGGCGGGCGGGTCTGCCGGGCCGCGTCGACCGTCACTTCATGGAGCGGTTTGGCGCAGCGATCCTCGTGAGCGTGATCGACGGTGCCATCCAGGCGGAGGTGGCCTCGCAGCGCGGGAACGGCTCGACGGTCGTCGTGGACCCGTCCGGTTCGAGGGACATCATGACCGAGATCCTGCGCTCGACGATCAACATTCCCCCGACCGTCGTGAAGCCGCAGGGTGATCGCATCCAGGTGCTGGTGGCGCGGGATCTGGATTTCCGGAGTGTGTATGAGCTTCGACCAGCCAGTCGTTAG
- a CDS encoding TrbG/VirB9 family P-type conjugative transfer protein gives MKYERIVAGVMLLSGLLLGSVGQAESVPVRGQVDARVRTAAYNPDQVYKLYGFVGYAVELIFEDGERFAGTGGGDLEGVTVDAHGSSVLLKPRAAIVSTNLVVFTDRRAYRFDYTVAARAPNRLTDEVMYAVRFTYPPVRTASGDDPQAKVDRDLAAADAARPRNRDYWYCGNRSLQPVATSDDGVHTRITFGDRSEIPAIFVRNEDGSESLLNFSMDSGDVVIHRVASRFVLRRGKSTGCIVNKGYAGAGLRLDSGTVSPQIERDVKGARP, from the coding sequence GTGAAATACGAGCGCATCGTGGCCGGTGTGATGTTGCTGTCGGGCCTGTTGCTGGGCTCCGTAGGCCAGGCCGAATCGGTCCCGGTGCGCGGCCAGGTGGACGCGCGCGTGCGCACTGCCGCCTACAACCCCGATCAGGTCTACAAGCTCTACGGGTTCGTGGGCTATGCGGTCGAGCTGATCTTCGAGGATGGCGAGCGGTTCGCCGGAACCGGTGGCGGTGACCTGGAGGGCGTGACCGTGGATGCGCATGGCAGCTCGGTGCTGCTGAAGCCGCGCGCAGCCATCGTGTCCACGAACCTCGTCGTGTTCACCGACAGGCGCGCGTATCGCTTCGACTACACGGTCGCCGCGCGCGCTCCGAACCGGCTGACCGATGAGGTCATGTATGCCGTGCGGTTCACCTATCCCCCCGTACGAACCGCGAGCGGGGACGACCCGCAGGCGAAGGTTGATCGCGACCTCGCCGCCGCGGATGCCGCGCGGCCCCGAAACCGCGACTACTGGTACTGCGGCAACCGCAGCTTGCAGCCGGTGGCGACCTCCGACGATGGCGTGCACACGCGGATCACCTTCGGCGACCGATCCGAGATCCCGGCGATCTTCGTGCGCAACGAGGACGGCTCCGAGTCGCTGCTGAATTTCTCGATGGATTCCGGCGATGTGGTGATCCATCGCGTGGCTTCCAGGTTCGTGCTGCGGCGGGGCAAGTCGACAGGCTGCATCGTCAACAAGGGTTATGCGGGCGCGGGTCTGCGTCTGGACTCCGGCACGGTGTCGCCGCAGATCGAGCGCGATGTGAAGGGGGCGCGGCCATGA
- a CDS encoding type IV secretion system protein, giving the protein MGFFGEFNAWLTGILNAYIGQTLAVIAGILEPVIVTLGVLYVIVWGYLQLTGRIEEPFIEGAKRLLTLGVVLGLSLQLWLYNDVFVDTFFNAPTELAASIIAARNPGGPAFQPVAVVDEIFFDGDDAATLLMEKGEIFGRDIVFYFGALAIYLIVGLTAVYTMFLLAMSRIALAVLLAMGPIFLALLFFDSSKRFFEAWLAQLSNYAFLAVLTILVAALMLQVISTAAESAVAAGGGIGIANALQVCAAAALTFLIMRQVPSMAQGMASGIALSGFGAVGNVLRMGMGVGRSGLGKMGEFSRGAFLDQDKSRWDSMTRKAGQRLIGARMAREKRPRQNTLKYG; this is encoded by the coding sequence ATGGGCTTCTTCGGCGAGTTCAACGCGTGGCTGACCGGCATCCTGAACGCGTACATCGGGCAGACCCTCGCCGTGATCGCCGGCATCCTCGAGCCGGTCATCGTCACGCTCGGCGTCCTCTACGTCATCGTCTGGGGATACCTGCAGCTGACTGGCAGGATCGAGGAGCCGTTCATCGAGGGAGCGAAGCGGCTGCTGACGCTCGGTGTGGTGCTGGGGCTGTCGCTGCAGCTGTGGCTCTACAACGATGTGTTCGTCGACACGTTCTTCAACGCCCCCACAGAACTGGCGGCGTCGATCATTGCCGCGCGCAATCCCGGTGGGCCGGCGTTCCAGCCCGTTGCCGTGGTCGATGAGATCTTCTTCGACGGGGACGATGCCGCCACGCTGCTGATGGAGAAGGGCGAGATATTCGGGCGGGACATCGTCTTCTACTTCGGCGCACTTGCGATCTACCTGATCGTCGGGCTCACCGCCGTCTACACCATGTTCCTGCTTGCGATGAGCCGCATCGCGCTGGCCGTGCTGCTTGCCATGGGGCCGATCTTCCTCGCGCTGCTGTTCTTCGACTCCAGCAAAAGGTTCTTCGAGGCCTGGCTCGCGCAGCTCAGCAACTATGCGTTCCTCGCCGTCCTGACGATCCTGGTCGCGGCGCTGATGCTGCAGGTGATCTCCACGGCCGCGGAGTCGGCGGTCGCGGCTGGCGGGGGCATCGGCATCGCCAATGCGCTGCAGGTCTGCGCGGCCGCGGCGCTCACGTTCCTGATCATGCGGCAGGTGCCGTCGATGGCGCAGGGCATGGCGAGCGGCATCGCGCTCTCGGGCTTCGGTGCCGTCGGCAACGTGCTGCGAATGGGCATGGGTGTGGGCCGCTCCGGTCTCGGGAAGATGGGGGAGTTCTCCCGGGGCGCATTCCTGGACCAGGACAAGAGCCGCTGGGACAGCATGACCCGCAAAGCAGGCCAGCGACTCATCGGCGCCCGCATGGCCCGCGAGAAGCGTCCGCGCCAGAACACACTGAAGTACGGGTGA
- a CDS encoding EexN family lipoprotein — MSRGMLVLILLATLVGAAVSCAPGPPVAEHTVSDYRADATLRRDVFTRCLNDPGGLGQTPDCVNAREAERLESHGSLRDQGPVGLDPSGRR; from the coding sequence ATGTCACGCGGCATGCTCGTGTTGATCCTTCTGGCCACGCTCGTCGGGGCGGCCGTGTCCTGCGCGCCGGGACCGCCCGTCGCTGAGCACACTGTTTCCGACTACCGCGCCGATGCGACGCTGCGGCGCGATGTGTTCACCCGGTGCCTGAACGATCCGGGCGGGCTCGGCCAGACGCCGGACTGCGTCAATGCACGAGAGGCCGAACGGCTGGAAAGCCACGGCTCGCTGCGGGACCAGGGGCCGGTGGGCCTCGATCCCAGCGGGAGGCGTTGA
- a CDS encoding type IV secretion system family protein, whose translation MKVSNALVGAIACVLCTSVGHAAMPVIDIRAIVQMAQQLQVLQNQLTTARNQLTQAQQQFQSLTGQRGMEQLLSGVTRNYLPADWATLEATLRGAQASYAALSAQIQAAIRDVTVLTPAQTARMSPEQVEQLEAARRSVALLQATSREALQASSQRFASLQGLIDAIPRATDAKAVLDLQARIGAEQAMLQNEHTKLMVLNQAAEAEQRAQEQRARELAISNFGSLRRLPAVGLNP comes from the coding sequence GTGAAAGTATCCAACGCACTTGTCGGCGCTATCGCCTGCGTCCTGTGTACGTCGGTCGGCCACGCGGCGATGCCCGTGATCGATATTCGCGCCATTGTGCAGATGGCCCAGCAGCTGCAGGTCCTGCAGAACCAGTTGACCACGGCCCGCAACCAGCTCACCCAGGCCCAGCAGCAGTTCCAGTCGCTGACGGGGCAGCGCGGCATGGAGCAGCTGCTCTCGGGCGTTACGCGAAACTACCTGCCGGCGGACTGGGCGACGCTCGAAGCCACGCTGCGCGGGGCGCAGGCGAGCTACGCGGCCCTCAGCGCGCAGATCCAGGCCGCGATCCGGGATGTGACGGTGCTGACCCCGGCGCAGACGGCACGGATGTCCCCCGAGCAGGTCGAGCAGCTCGAAGCGGCGCGCCGTTCCGTGGCGCTGCTGCAGGCCACCAGCCGCGAAGCCCTGCAGGCCAGCAGCCAGCGATTCGCATCCCTGCAGGGGTTGATCGACGCCATCCCCCGGGCCACGGACGCCAAGGCGGTCCTTGACCTTCAGGCGAGGATCGGCGCCGAGCAGGCCATGCTCCAGAACGAGCACACGAAGCTGATGGTGCTCAACCAGGCGGCGGAGGCCGAGCAGCGCGCCCAGGAGCAGCGGGCGCGGGAACTGGCGATCAGCAACTTTGGCTCGCTGCGCCGCCTCCCCGCCGTCGGCCTCAATCCGTAG
- a CDS encoding VirB3 family type IV secretion system protein: MRFGVTYAALLLNAAFTMEVFLLTKNLLVLLIMLPVHGICMLLCARDARYFDLLLMWAKTRLLAYFSSIRFWKGASYSPLQLDLPDRHGRRKAIATVRLS, translated from the coding sequence ATGCGCTTCGGCGTGACGTACGCGGCGCTGCTGCTCAATGCGGCCTTCACGATGGAGGTCTTCCTCCTGACGAAGAACCTGCTGGTGCTGCTGATCATGCTGCCGGTCCACGGTATCTGCATGCTGCTGTGCGCGCGGGACGCCCGCTACTTCGACCTGCTCCTGATGTGGGCCAAGACCCGACTCCTTGCGTACTTCAGCAGCATCCGATTCTGGAAGGGCGCGAGCTACAGCCCGCTGCAACTCGACCTGCCGGATCGACACGGTCGGCGCAAGGCCATCGCGACGGTGCGGCTCTCATGA
- a CDS encoding TrbC/VirB2 family protein, which yields MEQRTQSCRGNERIVRLAAAAALLTPGAAFAQASPFDTGANSLVTFALTIATPVAVLIVIALAIAAAVGRISWGWVIGALIGIAAIFGAPQIVAWIRTLFGV from the coding sequence GTGGAACAGCGCACCCAGTCTTGCCGAGGCAACGAACGGATCGTTCGCCTCGCCGCCGCAGCGGCACTCCTAACGCCTGGCGCGGCCTTCGCGCAGGCATCTCCGTTCGACACCGGCGCCAATTCACTGGTGACCTTTGCCCTGACGATCGCGACGCCCGTCGCGGTGCTGATCGTCATCGCGCTCGCCATCGCTGCCGCCGTGGGCCGGATCTCCTGGGGCTGGGTCATCGGCGCTCTGATCGGCATCGCGGCGATCTTCGGCGCACCGCAGATCGTGGCCTGGATTCGGACCCTGTTCGGCGTGTAG